A region from the Nocardioides plantarum genome encodes:
- a CDS encoding acyl-CoA dehydrogenase family protein, which translates to MDFSFTPEQDEAAELAARILGDRATNDRQKTVEAGGSRFDADLWRELDEAGLVSLALPEQYGGAGLGLIELARVLVEVGRTLAPVPLAVHGPAALLVAEVGTDEQKQRWLPGATILSAAVAEERSHLPARPTVVARDGRLTGTKVLVRAGAVAGAYLVTASTDEGTGVFLLDATADGVTEVEGHSSDRDLVVRLDLDDAPADRLGGVEAAMRLGQLLTVAAAAEQLGVTDGALRLTASYAKVREQFGRPIGTFQAVSQRLADGYIDVLAQRLTLWQAVWLLSEGHAADTEVATAKLWAADAGHKLAHTAVHVHGGVGIDLDGEAHRYFTTAKRFEFLFGGATEQALAVGRVLASEPV; encoded by the coding sequence ATGGACTTCTCCTTCACCCCCGAGCAGGACGAGGCGGCCGAGCTGGCTGCCCGGATCCTCGGCGACCGGGCGACCAACGATCGCCAGAAGACCGTCGAGGCGGGTGGGTCCCGCTTCGACGCCGACCTGTGGCGCGAGCTCGACGAGGCCGGGCTGGTCTCGCTCGCGCTTCCCGAGCAGTACGGCGGCGCGGGGCTCGGCCTGATCGAGCTCGCCCGGGTGCTGGTCGAGGTCGGTCGCACCCTGGCGCCGGTCCCCCTGGCCGTGCACGGCCCGGCCGCGCTGCTGGTCGCCGAGGTCGGCACCGACGAGCAGAAGCAGCGCTGGCTCCCGGGAGCCACCATCCTGTCCGCCGCGGTCGCCGAGGAGCGCTCGCACCTGCCGGCCCGCCCCACGGTCGTGGCTCGCGACGGGAGGCTCACCGGCACCAAGGTGCTCGTCCGTGCGGGTGCGGTCGCCGGCGCCTACCTCGTCACCGCCTCCACCGACGAGGGCACCGGCGTCTTCCTGCTCGACGCCACCGCCGACGGCGTGACCGAGGTCGAGGGCCACAGCAGCGACCGCGACCTCGTGGTCCGCCTCGACCTCGACGACGCCCCGGCCGACCGGCTCGGGGGCGTCGAGGCCGCCATGCGACTCGGGCAGCTGCTGACCGTCGCGGCGGCCGCCGAGCAGCTGGGGGTGACCGACGGGGCATTGCGGCTCACGGCGTCGTACGCCAAGGTGCGCGAGCAGTTCGGCCGCCCGATCGGCACCTTCCAGGCCGTGTCGCAGCGCCTGGCCGACGGCTACATCGACGTCCTGGCCCAGCGCCTGACGCTGTGGCAGGCCGTGTGGCTGCTCAGCGAGGGCCACGCTGCCGACACCGAGGTCGCGACCGCGAAGCTGTGGGCCGCCGACGCCGGTCACAAGCTCGCCCACACCGCCGTGCACGTCCACGGCGGCGTCGGCATCGACCTCGACGGCGAGGCGCACCGCTACTTCACGACCGCCAAGCGGTTCGAGTTCCTGTTCGGCGGCGCCACCGAGCAGGCGCTGGCCGTGGGGCGGGTGCTGGCCTCCGAACCGGTCTGA
- a CDS encoding DUF4184 family protein, whose protein sequence is MPFTLAHPALVLPLRRTGLPMAALVAGSTVPDARLFVPWLGTYDHSHSLVGIVTIDLALALVLLAVWVWVVRDVLVDVAPDVVRERLEPRSRLSSTAWALAVPAAVIGSATHVGWDAFTHDDRWGTRHVTWLREEHWFWPGYTWAQAASGVVGLVIVGWASVVWVRARPREPRADPPLLPRSTLLAVGVLLTVTAVVAGADRLHRGVEPAAQHAVVTALQVGVLAVGVVCVAWWVLRGVRVARPSLRP, encoded by the coding sequence GTGCCCTTCACCCTGGCCCACCCGGCGCTGGTCCTGCCCCTGCGACGCACGGGCCTGCCGATGGCGGCCCTCGTCGCGGGGTCGACCGTGCCGGACGCGCGGTTGTTCGTGCCGTGGCTCGGCACCTATGACCACAGCCACAGCCTCGTCGGCATCGTGACGATCGACCTGGCTCTCGCCCTCGTGCTCCTGGCGGTGTGGGTGTGGGTGGTGAGGGACGTGCTCGTCGACGTCGCGCCGGACGTCGTCCGCGAGCGCCTCGAGCCGCGGTCCCGGCTGAGCAGCACCGCGTGGGCCCTCGCCGTACCGGCCGCCGTGATCGGCTCGGCCACCCACGTCGGGTGGGACGCCTTCACCCACGACGACCGCTGGGGCACCAGGCACGTCACGTGGCTGCGCGAGGAGCACTGGTTCTGGCCGGGCTACACCTGGGCGCAGGCCGCCTCGGGGGTCGTGGGCCTGGTGATCGTGGGCTGGGCCTCGGTCGTCTGGGTGCGGGCCAGACCGCGCGAGCCGCGCGCCGACCCGCCGTTGCTGCCGCGCTCCACGCTGCTCGCGGTCGGCGTGCTCCTCACGGTGACGGCGGTCGTCGCCGGGGCGGACCGGCTCCACCGGGGGGTCGAGCCGGCGGCGCAGCACGCCGTGGTCACGGCGCTCCAGGTGGGCGTGCTCGCGGTGGGCGTCGTCTGTGTCGCCTGGTGGGTGCTGCGCGGCGTACGCGTCGCGCGGCCTAGCCTGAGACCGTGA
- a CDS encoding alpha/beta fold hydrolase, which produces MTAQLHTTEVGTTGERVVFLHGLFGQGRNFTQVAKALEPGLRSLLVDLPNHGRSEWTGRVDYVAVADVVAEVLRTGYAAAEPVHVVGHSMGGKVAMVLALRHPELVRRLVVVDISPALSEGESEFQHLLDSLAGLDLSQVHRRADADRLLATPIPDERVRGFLLQNLRSDSSTETGWRWQADLALLRRELPAIADFPDAELGTATFDHPVLWMAGAQSPYVRPEHAATMRRFFPRTTQVTIKDAGHWVHSEQPEAFVSALRIFLGAPTG; this is translated from the coding sequence GTGACCGCGCAGCTCCACACGACCGAGGTCGGCACCACCGGGGAGCGCGTCGTCTTCCTCCACGGCCTGTTCGGGCAGGGCCGCAACTTCACCCAGGTCGCCAAGGCCCTCGAGCCGGGCCTGCGGTCGCTCCTGGTCGACCTGCCCAACCACGGGCGCTCCGAGTGGACCGGCCGGGTCGACTACGTCGCCGTCGCCGACGTGGTCGCCGAGGTGCTGCGCACGGGGTACGCCGCCGCCGAACCGGTGCACGTCGTCGGCCACTCGATGGGCGGCAAGGTCGCGATGGTGCTCGCGCTGAGGCACCCCGAGCTCGTCCGCCGCCTGGTCGTCGTCGACATCTCCCCCGCACTCAGCGAGGGCGAGAGCGAGTTCCAGCACCTGCTCGACAGCCTGGCGGGTCTCGACCTGAGCCAGGTGCACCGGCGGGCCGACGCCGACCGCCTGCTCGCCACGCCGATCCCCGACGAGCGGGTGCGCGGGTTCCTGCTGCAGAACCTGCGCTCCGACAGCTCGACCGAGACCGGCTGGCGGTGGCAGGCCGATCTCGCGCTGCTGCGTCGCGAGCTCCCCGCCATCGCGGACTTCCCCGACGCCGAGCTCGGCACGGCGACCTTCGACCACCCGGTGCTGTGGATGGCCGGCGCACAGTCGCCGTACGTCCGCCCGGAGCACGCCGCGACGATGCGTCGCTTCTTCCCGCGGACCACCCAGGTGACGATCAAGGACGCCGGGCACTGGGTGCACTCCGAGCAGCCCGAGGCGTTCGTGTCGGCGCTGCGGATCTTCCTCGGCGCCCCGACGGGCTGA
- a CDS encoding NAD(P)H-dependent flavin oxidoreductase, whose product MRTPICDEFGIDYPIFAFTPSEHVAAAVSRAGGLGVLGCVRFNDTEELERVLTWLDDNTDGKPYGVDIVMPMKIPTEGTSTDLSAYIPEEHKRFVDETLLKLGVPPLPEGEGRDGVLGWLHSVARSHLDVALQHRPVFIANALGSPPKDVIDKCHEHGIKIGALAGAAKHALNHVANGVDIIIAQGYEAGGHTGEVASMVLTPDVVDAVGPDVPVLGAGGIGSGRQIAASLALGAAGVWMGSVWLGTEEYRQMGAGNSAAWETAFTRATSSDTVRTRVYTGKPARLLKTKWTEAWAEEGAPAPLPMPLQNLLVANAHNRISAANDPDVISMPIGQVVGRMNEVRPVADVIADLVREFDETVSRLDAY is encoded by the coding sequence ATGCGTACGCCGATCTGCGACGAGTTCGGGATCGACTACCCGATCTTCGCCTTCACCCCGTCCGAGCACGTGGCGGCCGCCGTGTCGCGCGCCGGTGGCCTCGGGGTGCTGGGCTGCGTGCGGTTCAACGACACCGAGGAGCTCGAGCGGGTCCTGACCTGGCTCGACGACAACACCGACGGCAAGCCCTACGGCGTCGACATCGTGATGCCGATGAAGATCCCCACCGAGGGCACCTCGACCGACCTGTCGGCCTACATCCCCGAGGAGCACAAGAGGTTCGTCGACGAGACGCTGCTCAAGCTCGGGGTCCCCCCGCTGCCCGAGGGCGAGGGGCGCGACGGGGTGCTCGGCTGGCTGCACTCGGTGGCCCGCTCCCACCTCGACGTCGCGCTGCAGCACCGCCCCGTGTTCATCGCCAACGCCCTCGGCTCACCGCCCAAGGACGTCATCGACAAGTGTCACGAGCACGGCATCAAGATCGGTGCACTCGCCGGCGCCGCCAAGCACGCGCTCAACCACGTCGCCAACGGCGTCGACATCATCATCGCCCAGGGCTACGAGGCCGGCGGCCACACCGGCGAGGTCGCCTCGATGGTGCTGACGCCCGACGTCGTCGACGCCGTCGGGCCCGACGTGCCCGTGCTCGGCGCGGGTGGCATCGGCTCCGGCCGCCAGATCGCCGCGTCGCTGGCGCTCGGCGCCGCCGGGGTGTGGATGGGGTCGGTCTGGCTCGGCACCGAGGAGTACCGCCAGATGGGCGCCGGCAACAGCGCTGCGTGGGAGACCGCGTTCACCCGGGCCACGTCGTCCGACACCGTGCGCACCCGGGTCTACACCGGCAAGCCCGCGCGCCTGCTCAAGACGAAGTGGACCGAGGCCTGGGCCGAGGAGGGCGCGCCCGCGCCGCTGCCGATGCCCCTGCAGAACCTCCTGGTGGCCAACGCCCACAACCGGATCTCCGCGGCCAACGACCCCGACGTCATCTCGATGCCGATCGGCCAGGTCGTGGGCCGGATGAACGAGGTCCGTCCCGTCGCCGACGTGATCGCCGACCTGGTCCGTGAGTTCGACGAGACCGTCAGCCGGCTCGACGCGTACTGA
- a CDS encoding acyl-CoA synthetase, whose amino-acid sequence MAKNIADLFEHAVDAVPDNPAVKLGDEVATYADLERDANRLAHYLLAQGVTAGDHVAVYAKNSIEHVVAVLAVVKIRAVNINVNYRYVEGELNYLFDNADVVALIHERTYAPLVAATAPNHPRLKTFVVLPDAESSDGEPDRDADIASYGGVTYAEAIEGRSDARDFGERSADDLHIIYTGGTTGFPKGVMWRHEDFWRVLGGGIDFYTGVPLEEHDQAQQATEPRLVTFPMSPLMHGGAQASLLMHLFAGHLTVLEPRFDPQRVWEVVERDKVQMLFMTGDAMARPLIEEYESRLGSDRPYDASSLFVISSSAAIFSPQVKRRWMAAFPDGIFTDSVGASETGFQGMGMQDKDNISSDGPVIGLGPNSVVLDDDNRPMDLTTNVGKVGRLGRGGSVPMGYYKDPVKSAQTFLEVDGERYSVPGDFARIEEDGRVTLLGRGSNCINTGGEKVYPEEVEMAIKSHPGVYDCLVVGLPDDTYGQTVAAVVQAREGHDVGLDDLRAFLRTSLSGYKLPRLLTLVPEIPRNATGKAQYPKAKELALAATATGTAATATGTAAAGTSQGARA is encoded by the coding sequence GTGGCCAAGAACATCGCAGACCTGTTCGAGCACGCCGTGGACGCCGTCCCGGACAACCCCGCGGTCAAGCTGGGCGACGAGGTGGCGACGTACGCCGACCTCGAGCGCGACGCCAACAGGCTGGCCCACTACCTGCTCGCCCAGGGGGTCACGGCCGGCGACCACGTGGCGGTCTACGCCAAGAACAGCATCGAGCACGTCGTCGCGGTCCTGGCCGTGGTCAAGATCCGCGCGGTCAACATCAACGTCAACTACCGCTACGTCGAGGGCGAGCTCAACTACCTCTTCGACAACGCCGACGTCGTCGCGCTGATCCACGAGCGCACCTACGCCCCCCTCGTCGCGGCCACTGCACCGAACCACCCGCGCCTGAAGACCTTCGTCGTCCTGCCCGACGCCGAGTCGTCGGACGGGGAGCCCGACCGCGACGCCGACATCGCGTCGTACGGCGGGGTCACCTACGCCGAGGCGATCGAGGGTCGGAGCGACGCGCGCGACTTCGGGGAGCGCAGCGCCGACGACCTCCACATCATCTACACCGGCGGCACCACCGGCTTCCCCAAGGGCGTGATGTGGCGCCACGAGGACTTCTGGAGGGTCCTCGGCGGCGGCATCGACTTCTACACCGGCGTCCCGCTGGAGGAGCACGACCAGGCCCAGCAGGCGACCGAGCCGCGGCTGGTCACCTTCCCGATGAGCCCACTGATGCACGGCGGCGCCCAGGCCAGCCTGCTGATGCACCTCTTCGCCGGCCACCTCACGGTGCTCGAGCCGAGGTTCGACCCCCAGCGCGTGTGGGAGGTCGTCGAGCGCGACAAGGTGCAGATGCTCTTCATGACCGGCGACGCGATGGCCCGTCCCCTCATCGAGGAGTACGAGAGCCGGCTCGGGTCGGACCGGCCCTACGACGCCAGCAGCCTGTTCGTCATCAGCAGCAGCGCCGCGATCTTCAGCCCCCAGGTCAAGCGCCGCTGGATGGCGGCCTTCCCCGACGGCATCTTCACCGACTCGGTCGGCGCCTCCGAGACGGGCTTCCAGGGCATGGGGATGCAGGACAAGGACAACATCAGCAGCGACGGCCCGGTCATCGGCCTGGGCCCCAACAGCGTCGTGCTTGACGACGACAACAGGCCGATGGACCTGACCACCAACGTCGGCAAGGTCGGCCGCCTCGGACGCGGTGGGTCGGTGCCGATGGGCTACTACAAGGACCCGGTGAAGTCGGCGCAGACCTTCCTCGAGGTCGACGGCGAGCGCTACTCGGTACCCGGCGACTTCGCCCGGATCGAGGAGGACGGCAGGGTCACGCTGCTGGGTCGCGGCTCCAACTGCATCAACACCGGTGGCGAGAAGGTCTATCCCGAGGAGGTCGAGATGGCCATCAAGTCGCACCCGGGCGTCTACGACTGCCTGGTGGTGGGGCTGCCCGACGACACCTACGGACAGACGGTCGCGGCCGTCGTCCAGGCCCGCGAGGGCCACGACGTCGGGCTCGACGACCTCCGCGCCTTCCTGCGCACCTCGCTGTCGGGCTACAAGCTGCCGCGCCTGCTGACGCTCGTGCCCGAGATCCCGCGCAATGCCACGGGCAAGGCGCAGTACCCCAAGGCCAAGGAGCTCGCCCTCGCCGCCACCGCCACCGGCACTGCCGCCACCGCCACCGGCACTGCCGCCGCCGGTACGAGCCAGGGAGCCCGGGCCTGA
- a CDS encoding crotonase/enoyl-CoA hydratase family protein, with translation MTTTPADRAPERTTADCLVEQDGHKLVVTMNRPERRNALSSEMLRIMEEAWDRVNDDPEIRVCILTGAGGYFCAGMDLKTADAKPPSESFESGEFDPSVIKGLLKGFRLTKPLVAAVEGPAIAGGTEILQGADIRVAGESARFGVAEARWSLYPMGGSAVRLPRQIPYTVAAELLLTGRTLLAPEAKEIGLIGHVVPDGEALAKAHEIADAICANGPLAVQAILRTMRDSEGRHEEDCWADDARVGAAVFSSEDAKEGPRAFLEKRKPEFRGR, from the coding sequence ATGACCACCACCCCCGCCGACCGGGCCCCCGAGCGCACCACCGCGGACTGCCTCGTGGAGCAGGACGGGCACAAGCTCGTCGTCACGATGAACCGTCCCGAGCGCCGCAACGCCCTGTCCAGCGAGATGCTGCGGATCATGGAGGAGGCGTGGGACCGGGTGAACGACGACCCCGAGATCCGGGTCTGCATCCTCACCGGCGCCGGTGGCTACTTCTGTGCCGGGATGGACCTCAAGACGGCCGACGCGAAGCCGCCGTCGGAGAGCTTCGAGTCCGGAGAGTTCGACCCGAGCGTCATCAAGGGCCTGCTCAAGGGGTTCCGGCTCACCAAACCGCTCGTCGCCGCCGTCGAGGGGCCGGCGATCGCCGGCGGTACCGAGATCCTGCAGGGCGCCGACATCCGGGTCGCGGGCGAGTCGGCGAGGTTCGGGGTCGCCGAGGCACGGTGGTCGCTCTACCCGATGGGCGGCTCCGCGGTCCGCCTCCCCCGCCAGATCCCCTACACGGTGGCCGCCGAGCTGCTCCTGACCGGACGCACCCTGCTCGCCCCCGAGGCCAAGGAGATCGGCCTGATCGGCCATGTCGTCCCCGACGGCGAGGCGCTGGCCAAGGCCCACGAGATCGCCGACGCGATCTGCGCCAACGGACCCCTCGCCGTCCAGGCGATCCTCCGGACGATGCGTGACTCCGAGGGCAGGCACGAGGAGGACTGCTGGGCCGACGACGCGCGCGTCGGGGCCGCGGTTTTCTCCTCCGAGGACGCCAAGGAGGGCCCGCGGGCGTTCCTCGAGAAGCGCAAGCCGGAGTTCCGGGGCCGCTGA
- a CDS encoding FMN-binding negative transcriptional regulator yields the protein MYTPPFNRTDDEAELRGLVAGVRVGWLVTSRAGEAPAASFLPLVWHADTVVAHLAKANPHWREIEDDSPALLIVTGPDAYVSPSWYAAKAEHGKVVPTWNYSAVHLTGTARVHHEPAWLRSAVTSLTDEHEAPRDQPWQVDDAPDPFIEGQLRGIVGIELTVTGVEGKAKLSQNRSVADREGVVEGLRADGRSGDLAVAEAMAASLHGVSED from the coding sequence GTGTACACACCACCGTTCAACCGCACCGACGACGAGGCCGAGCTGCGCGGGCTCGTCGCCGGCGTACGCGTCGGTTGGCTCGTGACGAGCCGCGCCGGTGAGGCCCCGGCGGCCTCCTTCCTGCCCCTCGTGTGGCACGCCGACACCGTGGTCGCCCACCTCGCGAAGGCCAACCCCCACTGGCGTGAGATCGAGGACGACTCACCCGCGTTGCTCATCGTGACGGGCCCCGACGCCTACGTCTCGCCCAGCTGGTACGCCGCCAAGGCCGAGCACGGCAAGGTGGTGCCCACGTGGAACTACAGCGCCGTCCACCTCACGGGCACGGCTCGGGTGCATCACGAGCCGGCGTGGTTGCGCAGCGCGGTGACGAGCCTGACCGACGAGCACGAGGCCCCGCGGGACCAGCCCTGGCAGGTCGACGACGCTCCCGATCCATTCATCGAAGGGCAGCTGCGCGGGATCGTCGGCATCGAGCTGACGGTCACCGGCGTGGAGGGCAAGGCCAAGCTCAGCCAGAACCGCTCGGTCGCCGACCGTGAGGGCGTGGTCGAGGGTCTGCGTGCCGACGGCCGGTCGGGCGACCTGGCAGTGGCCGAGGCGATGGCCGCATCTCTCCACGGCGTCTCGGAGGACTGA
- a CDS encoding HNH endonuclease: MQLSAAIDDFRRLLLAADDTSHRTKEADVERVEILRALEDLKAAACAVQAATAVAFDASQRAQQSAVGVGPSRQGRGVGAQVALARRESPHRGQVLLGMAKDLLAELPHTFAALREGRLSEYRAQVVVTATSGLDPEHRAAVDAELCGDPATLWGVGTRRLDGMARRAAQRLDPAGAVRRNRRAVGERHVSTRPAPDGMVYVTALVPLVQGVATYAALKRTADQVVGAGDPLGRTRSQVMADVLVERVTGQASADDTPVQVDLVLSDTSLVGGGTEPALVPGHGDVPAEIARHLVAHAVDLGAAWVRRFYADPSGRLVALSTTQRLTGTGLSTFLRIRDQGICRTPWCDAPIRHDDHVRPAARGGPTSDSNTQGLCEACDYAKQAPDWRQLVVDDASGRHRVDTFTPTGHHYVSVAPMPPRPARPPDVGSVGERLLGELLAA, from the coding sequence ATGCAACTCTCGGCCGCGATCGACGACTTCCGTCGTCTGCTCCTCGCTGCCGACGACACCTCCCACCGCACCAAGGAGGCCGACGTCGAGCGGGTCGAGATCCTCAGGGCCTTGGAGGACCTCAAGGCCGCCGCCTGCGCCGTCCAGGCCGCGACCGCGGTCGCATTCGATGCGTCCCAGAGGGCGCAGCAGTCGGCCGTCGGCGTCGGACCCTCGCGACAGGGTCGCGGGGTGGGCGCTCAGGTCGCGCTCGCCCGCCGGGAGTCGCCCCACCGGGGCCAGGTCCTGCTCGGCATGGCCAAGGACCTCCTGGCCGAGCTCCCCCACACGTTCGCAGCCCTACGCGAGGGGCGCCTGAGCGAATACCGTGCCCAGGTCGTCGTGACCGCGACGTCGGGTCTCGACCCGGAGCACCGGGCCGCGGTCGACGCCGAGCTGTGCGGCGACCCGGCGACGCTGTGGGGCGTCGGCACTCGACGTCTGGACGGCATGGCGCGGCGCGCCGCCCAGCGACTCGACCCCGCGGGCGCCGTACGCCGCAACCGGCGCGCGGTGGGAGAGCGCCACGTGTCGACCCGGCCCGCCCCCGACGGGATGGTCTACGTCACGGCCCTGGTACCGCTCGTGCAGGGTGTCGCGACGTACGCCGCGCTCAAGCGCACCGCCGACCAGGTCGTCGGAGCGGGCGACCCGCTCGGACGCACCCGCAGCCAGGTGATGGCCGACGTGCTCGTCGAGCGAGTGACCGGCCAGGCGTCCGCCGACGACACCCCGGTGCAGGTCGACCTCGTGCTGTCCGACACCAGCCTCGTCGGCGGCGGCACCGAGCCGGCACTCGTGCCCGGCCATGGCGACGTACCTGCCGAGATCGCCCGCCATCTCGTCGCCCATGCCGTCGACCTCGGTGCCGCGTGGGTCCGCCGCTTCTACGCCGACCCCAGCGGCCGGCTCGTCGCCCTCAGCACCACCCAGCGCCTGACCGGCACCGGTCTCTCGACGTTCCTGCGCATCCGCGACCAGGGCATCTGTCGCACGCCGTGGTGCGACGCCCCGATCCGCCATGACGACCACGTCCGGCCGGCAGCACGGGGCGGACCGACCTCGGACTCCAACACCCAAGGACTCTGCGAGGCCTGCGACTACGCCAAGCAGGCGCCAGACTGGCGTCAGCTGGTGGTCGACGACGCGAGCGGCCGGCACCGGGTCGACACGTTCACCCCGACGGGGCACCACTACGTCTCGGTGGCTCCAATGCCGCCACGACCGGCCCGGCCACCGGACGTGGGGTCCGTCGGCGAGCGGTTGCTCGGCGAGCTGCTCGCAGCCTGA
- the fadD8 gene encoding fatty-acid--CoA ligase FadD8 produces MSDTSADNHLRTPTHNGDLMVAALKRHRDKPVIHLGDTTLTGGQVATRISQYVQAFESLGAGAGTAGALLALNRPEVLFIIGAGQTQGYRRTSLHPLGSADDHAYVINDAGISTLTIDPYFVERALALLEKCPGLTDVFTIGPVPPELEGRAVDLVAKAAEFEPQPLTAATLPGDHIVSITYTGGTTGKPKGVIGTSQAMATMTQVMLSEWEWPEEPRFLMCTPLSHAGAAFFTPTVIKGGSLYVLPRFDPAEVLRSIEELRITATMLVPSMLYALMDHPDSRTRDLSSLETVYYGASAINPVRLQEAIDRFGPIFAQYYGQSEAPMAITYLAKKDHLTGGVARLSSCGRPSAFVRTALLGEDGQPVPVGEPGEICVSGALLSGGYWNLPDETAETYRADGWMHTGDVAREDEDGFWYIVDRTKDMIVTGGFNVFPREVEDVVAEHPAIAQVGVIGTPHEKFGEAVTAIVVLREGHTLSEDVVSEIQEMVKERKGSVQVPKQIIATEVLPLTGLGKPDKKALRAQYWTGERSVG; encoded by the coding sequence ATGTCCGACACCTCGGCCGACAACCACCTGCGCACGCCCACCCACAACGGCGACCTGATGGTCGCCGCACTCAAGCGGCACCGCGACAAGCCGGTGATCCACCTGGGTGACACCACGCTGACCGGCGGCCAGGTGGCGACCCGGATCAGCCAGTACGTCCAGGCCTTCGAGTCCCTCGGCGCCGGGGCCGGCACCGCCGGCGCGCTGCTCGCGCTCAACCGGCCCGAGGTGCTGTTCATCATCGGCGCCGGTCAGACGCAGGGCTACCGGCGTACGTCGCTGCACCCGCTCGGCAGTGCCGACGACCACGCCTACGTGATCAACGACGCCGGTATCTCGACGCTGACCATCGACCCCTACTTCGTCGAGCGCGCCCTGGCCCTGCTCGAGAAGTGTCCCGGGCTCACCGACGTGTTCACCATCGGGCCGGTGCCGCCCGAGCTCGAGGGACGCGCGGTCGACCTGGTCGCCAAGGCCGCGGAGTTCGAGCCGCAGCCGCTGACGGCCGCGACGCTCCCGGGCGACCACATCGTCTCGATCACCTACACCGGCGGCACGACCGGCAAGCCCAAGGGCGTCATCGGCACCTCGCAGGCGATGGCGACCATGACCCAGGTGATGCTCAGCGAGTGGGAGTGGCCCGAGGAGCCGCGGTTCCTCATGTGCACCCCGCTGTCCCACGCGGGTGCGGCGTTCTTCACGCCGACCGTCATCAAGGGCGGCTCGCTCTACGTCCTGCCCCGCTTCGACCCGGCCGAGGTGCTGCGCTCCATCGAGGAGCTGAGGATCACCGCCACCATGCTGGTGCCCTCGATGCTGTACGCGCTGATGGACCACCCCGACAGCCGCACGCGCGACCTGTCGAGCCTCGAGACGGTCTACTACGGCGCCTCGGCCATCAACCCGGTCCGCCTCCAGGAGGCCATCGACCGCTTCGGCCCGATCTTCGCCCAGTACTACGGCCAGTCCGAGGCCCCGATGGCCATCACCTACCTGGCCAAGAAGGACCACCTCACCGGCGGCGTCGCCCGGCTGTCGTCCTGCGGCCGACCGTCGGCCTTCGTGCGTACTGCGCTGCTCGGCGAGGACGGCCAGCCGGTCCCCGTCGGGGAGCCGGGGGAGATCTGCGTCTCCGGGGCGCTGCTCTCCGGCGGCTACTGGAACCTGCCCGACGAGACCGCCGAGACCTATCGGGCCGACGGCTGGATGCACACCGGCGACGTGGCCCGCGAGGACGAGGACGGCTTCTGGTACATCGTCGACCGCACCAAGGACATGATCGTCACCGGCGGCTTCAACGTCTTTCCGCGCGAGGTCGAGGACGTCGTCGCCGAGCACCCCGCGATCGCCCAGGTGGGCGTCATCGGCACCCCGCACGAGAAGTTCGGCGAGGCGGTCACCGCCATCGTGGTGCTGCGCGAGGGACACACGCTCTCCGAGGACGTCGTGTCCGAGATCCAGGAGATGGTCAAGGAGCGCAAGGGGTCGGTGCAGGTGCCCAAGCAGATCATCGCCACCGAGGTCCTGCCGCTGACCGGCCTGGGCAAGCCCGACAAGAAGGCGCTGCGCGCGCAGTACTGGACGGGGGAGCGGTCGGTCGGCTGA
- the yidC gene encoding membrane protein insertase YidC, with protein sequence MSVLDPLSHVLAAVVAGAHDGLTALGAGESSGITWCLSIAAVVVIVRSALLPLTIHTVRNAHAAARARPHLRALAQEYKGRTDPDAVRAQMAARREISAEHGMSRLGCLPLLVQIPIWIALYHLLRNAANGKAVGLLDAGQVDALGRARFAGVGLTDHGYFGDGGAHVLVVLGLAAATAALGFVTQRYLVMPNTSVADMPEAMASAQRLVPFLSAGGILVAGHVVPVALVFYWLCGAIWTFTQSAMVWRWFPTPGTPAAERHGPSYAGLPAREPRARATDELA encoded by the coding sequence ATGTCCGTCCTCGATCCCCTGTCCCACGTCCTCGCCGCCGTCGTCGCCGGCGCCCACGACGGCCTGACCGCGCTCGGCGCCGGCGAGTCGTCCGGCATCACCTGGTGCCTCTCGATCGCCGCGGTGGTCGTCATCGTCCGCTCGGCGCTGCTCCCGCTCACGATCCACACCGTCCGCAACGCCCACGCCGCCGCGCGGGCACGACCGCACCTGCGGGCCCTGGCCCAGGAGTACAAGGGCCGTACCGACCCCGACGCCGTCCGCGCCCAGATGGCGGCGCGGCGCGAGATCTCGGCGGAGCACGGCATGTCGCGCCTGGGCTGCCTGCCGCTGCTGGTGCAGATCCCGATCTGGATCGCGCTCTACCACCTGCTCCGCAACGCGGCCAACGGCAAGGCGGTCGGCCTGCTCGACGCGGGTCAGGTCGACGCACTCGGGCGCGCGAGGTTCGCCGGGGTCGGCCTCACCGACCACGGCTACTTCGGCGACGGCGGAGCACACGTGCTCGTCGTGCTCGGCCTCGCCGCCGCCACCGCCGCGCTCGGCTTCGTCACCCAGCGCTACCTCGTCATGCCCAACACCTCGGTCGCCGACATGCCCGAGGCCATGGCCAGCGCCCAGCGCCTGGTCCCGTTCCTGTCGGCCGGCGGCATCCTGGTCGCCGGCCACGTCGTGCCGGTCGCCCTGGTCTTCTACTGGCTCTGCGGCGCGATCTGGACCTTCACGCAGAGCGCGATGGTGTGGCGCTGGTTCCCGACGCCCGGGACGCCTGCGGCCGAGCGGCACGGCCCGTCGTACGCCGGGCTCCCGGCGCGGGAGCCCCGGGCGCGGGCGACCGACGAGCTCGCCTAG